The proteins below are encoded in one region of Streptosporangiales bacterium:
- a CDS encoding TetR family transcriptional regulator, which translates to MALDRETVVRTALRLLDEVGLEKLTLRMIAGELGVKAPALYWHFAGKKELLDAMATTVLADAVQVDDGWAHRAWPEFLRAYAGGLRGALLRYRDGAKMVPGTYLTDERMYSVMERALGVLTAAGFDAATAGLALGTVYSYTVGHAIEEQAVRPRPGERDPAYDPEVRRRRLDPATQPTVVALNDMPGAGDPAADFARGLDLIVAGLRTHLPTS; encoded by the coding sequence ATGGCGCTCGACCGCGAGACCGTGGTCCGTACGGCGTTGCGGCTGCTCGACGAGGTGGGGCTGGAGAAGCTGACCCTGCGGATGATCGCCGGTGAGCTCGGCGTCAAGGCGCCCGCGCTGTACTGGCACTTCGCCGGCAAGAAGGAGCTACTCGACGCGATGGCGACGACCGTCCTCGCCGACGCCGTCCAGGTGGACGACGGGTGGGCTCACCGGGCCTGGCCGGAGTTCCTGCGGGCGTACGCCGGCGGCCTGCGCGGCGCGCTGCTCAGGTACCGCGACGGCGCCAAGATGGTGCCGGGCACGTACCTCACCGACGAACGGATGTACTCCGTCATGGAGCGCGCGCTCGGGGTGCTGACGGCAGCGGGATTCGACGCGGCCACCGCCGGCCTCGCGCTCGGCACCGTCTACAGCTACACCGTGGGCCACGCGATCGAGGAGCAGGCCGTACGGCCGCGGCCGGGCGAGCGGGACCCCGCCTACGACCCCGAGGTGCGGCGCCGCCGCCTCGACCCGGCGACGCAACCGACCGTCGTCGCGCTCAACGACATGCCGGGCGCGGGCGACCCCGCTGCCGACTTCGCGCGGGGACTCGACCTGATCGTCGCCGGGCTGCGCACGCACCTGCCCACGTCCTGA
- a CDS encoding zinc-binding dehydrogenase has translation MRAAVIHTTGEPPRYGEFDDPVAGEGEALVRVSAAAITNIARARAAGTHYSRHEVLPAVPGIDGVGRTEDGTRVYFGGPREPFGTMAEYAPAPRAWLAPVPDVLDDVTAAALPNPGVSAWLSLSHRARLREGESVLVLGATGVTGRLAVQSAKLQGARRVVAAGRDEASLARLAGLGADTTVRIGDPATDLADALVEAAGEDGFDVVIDYLWGAPTEAFVRSVIRGDLSATRGRIRLVQVGEMAGTEIRLPAAALRSSGLEIVGIGTGSMPEPQVMSAAFERVLAAATAGELSIDTEAVPLSGVAEAWGRDGRGTRLVLVP, from the coding sequence ATGAGGGCTGCCGTCATCCACACCACGGGAGAGCCGCCTCGGTACGGGGAGTTCGACGATCCGGTCGCCGGAGAGGGAGAGGCGCTGGTCCGGGTGAGCGCGGCCGCGATCACGAACATCGCCCGGGCGCGCGCGGCCGGCACGCACTACTCGCGGCACGAGGTGCTGCCCGCGGTGCCCGGCATCGACGGCGTCGGACGCACCGAGGACGGCACCCGCGTCTACTTCGGAGGTCCCCGCGAGCCGTTCGGCACCATGGCGGAGTACGCCCCGGCACCGCGGGCCTGGCTCGCGCCCGTGCCGGATGTACTCGACGACGTCACCGCTGCCGCGTTGCCGAACCCCGGCGTCTCCGCCTGGCTCTCGCTGTCGCACCGCGCGCGGCTGCGCGAGGGCGAGAGCGTGCTCGTCCTGGGCGCGACGGGCGTCACCGGCCGGCTCGCGGTGCAGTCGGCGAAGCTGCAGGGCGCGCGACGGGTCGTGGCCGCGGGGCGCGACGAGGCGTCGCTCGCGCGGCTCGCCGGACTCGGCGCCGACACCACCGTGCGGATCGGCGACCCGGCGACCGACCTCGCCGACGCGCTGGTCGAGGCGGCCGGCGAGGACGGCTTCGACGTCGTGATCGACTACCTGTGGGGCGCTCCCACCGAGGCGTTCGTCCGCTCGGTGATCCGCGGGGACCTCTCGGCCACACGCGGGCGCATCCGGCTCGTGCAGGTGGGCGAGATGGCCGGCACGGAGATCCGTCTGCCCGCCGCCGCACTCCGTTCCTCCGGGCTGGAGATCGTCGGTATCGGCACGGGCAGCATGCCGGAACCGCAGGTGATGAGCGCCGCATTCGAGCGGGTGCTCGCCGCGGCCACCGCGGGCGAGCTGTCCATCGACACCGAGGCCGTCCCGCTCAGCGGCGTCGCCGAGGCCTGGGGCCGCGACGGCCGCGGCACGCGCCTCGTCCTGGTCCCCTGA
- a CDS encoding low temperature requirement protein A, which produces MNLRGIWRFEDNDAKATVTPLELFFDLVFVFALTQVTAYLADHLNWHGVVQGLAIFGLLWWSWVCYAWVGNVVRADEGASRFGLFTAMAAMLVLALTIPEAFDDLPGGLPGPVVIALCYLVFRATHLVLFWVISRGDHALRRQTLRFVPSVVCSTILLLVAAMLDGWAQTVLWLAALLADYGGNLLAGSNWRLRSVPHFAERHGLVVIIALGESIVAIGVGIAALPISWPIIVAATLGLVVSAALWWVYFDVTSLAAEHALAAVPESDRPRVARDAYSYLHLPMVAGVVVLALGLKKVLEYVGDTAHHSLGDPLTGIGLYALYGGVALYLLGHVAFKWRTMRLVVGTRIGLAVVLVAALPLVAQLPALASLGILAAAMIALNVVETAIHAEQRGRIRHGDATPDGLGHT; this is translated from the coding sequence ATGAACCTGCGCGGAATCTGGCGGTTCGAGGACAACGACGCCAAGGCCACGGTCACGCCCCTCGAGCTGTTCTTCGACCTCGTGTTCGTGTTCGCCCTGACGCAGGTGACGGCGTACCTCGCCGACCACCTCAACTGGCACGGCGTGGTCCAGGGTCTGGCGATCTTCGGCCTGCTGTGGTGGAGCTGGGTCTGCTACGCGTGGGTGGGCAACGTCGTGCGCGCCGACGAGGGTGCCTCACGGTTCGGGCTGTTCACCGCGATGGCAGCGATGCTCGTGCTCGCCCTGACGATCCCCGAGGCCTTCGACGACCTGCCGGGCGGCCTGCCCGGTCCCGTCGTCATCGCGCTGTGCTACCTGGTGTTCCGCGCGACTCACCTGGTCCTGTTCTGGGTCATCTCGCGCGGCGACCACGCCCTGCGCCGGCAGACGCTGCGCTTCGTCCCTTCGGTCGTGTGCTCCACGATCCTGCTGCTCGTCGCGGCCATGCTCGACGGCTGGGCGCAGACCGTGCTGTGGCTCGCGGCACTGCTGGCGGACTACGGCGGCAACCTGCTCGCCGGGTCCAACTGGCGCCTGCGCTCGGTCCCCCACTTCGCAGAACGGCACGGCCTCGTCGTCATCATCGCGCTCGGGGAGTCGATCGTCGCGATCGGCGTCGGCATCGCCGCACTGCCCATCTCCTGGCCGATCATCGTGGCCGCGACGCTCGGCCTCGTGGTGTCGGCCGCCCTATGGTGGGTCTACTTCGACGTGACGTCATTGGCCGCGGAGCACGCCCTGGCCGCGGTTCCAGAAAGCGACCGGCCCCGCGTCGCGCGCGATGCGTACAGCTACCTGCACCTGCCGATGGTCGCCGGCGTGGTGGTGCTCGCCCTTGGCCTGAAGAAGGTCCTGGAGTACGTGGGGGACACCGCACACCACTCGCTCGGCGACCCGCTCACCGGCATCGGGCTCTACGCCCTGTACGGCGGGGTCGCCCTCTACCTGCTCGGTCACGTGGCGTTCAAATGGCGGACGATGCGCCTCGTCGTCGGGACGCGCATCGGTCTGGCCGTGGTACTGGTCGCCGCACTCCCGCTCGTCGCGCAGCTGCCGGCACTCGCCTCGCTCGGCATCCTGGCCGCGGCGATGATCGCGCTGAACGTCGTCGAGACCGCTATCCACGCCGAGCAGCGTGGGCGGATCAGGCACGGCGACGCCACTCCCGACGGCCTCGGACACACCTGA
- a CDS encoding HAD hydrolase family protein: MSSTPQATHRLPRDTDAGDGSRLVALDIDGTLLDQELRLAPAVRSAVRDVVARAHVVLATGRCIVSTRLVADRLGLARGYAVCSNGAVVARLGTFAPVAVRTFDPAPAVHLLLQHMPDALVAVEELGVGYRVSAPFPPGDLSGLQRVEPLDALVEHPVPRVVVNRPGWSAQSLLQVVDSAGLRGVTYTVGSTAWLDLAPQGVTKAAALEEVRVRLGVPPEGTLAIGDGRNDIEMLRWAHRGLAMAEAPPDVRAAADEVIGSVGDDAVATVLAHRFR, encoded by the coding sequence GTGAGCTCAACGCCGCAGGCGACCCACCGACTCCCCCGCGACACCGACGCCGGTGACGGCAGCCGGCTCGTCGCGCTCGACATCGACGGCACCCTGCTCGACCAGGAGCTGCGCCTCGCACCCGCGGTACGGTCCGCCGTCCGCGACGTCGTCGCCCGCGCGCACGTCGTCCTCGCGACCGGACGCTGCATCGTCTCGACCAGGCTCGTCGCCGACCGGCTCGGTCTGGCCCGCGGCTACGCGGTCTGCAGCAACGGCGCGGTCGTCGCGCGCCTCGGCACGTTCGCGCCGGTGGCGGTGCGGACGTTCGACCCCGCACCGGCCGTCCACCTGCTGCTGCAGCACATGCCCGACGCGCTCGTCGCAGTGGAGGAGCTCGGCGTCGGCTACCGGGTGAGCGCGCCGTTCCCACCGGGCGACCTGTCCGGCCTGCAGCGGGTCGAGCCGCTCGACGCGCTCGTCGAGCACCCGGTGCCGCGTGTCGTCGTCAACCGTCCGGGCTGGTCGGCGCAGTCGCTCCTGCAGGTCGTCGACAGCGCGGGCCTGCGCGGGGTGACCTACACCGTCGGCTCCACCGCGTGGCTCGACCTGGCGCCGCAGGGCGTCACGAAGGCGGCGGCCCTGGAGGAGGTGCGCGTCCGCCTCGGAGTACCGCCGGAGGGGACGCTGGCCATCGGCGACGGCCGCAACGACATCGAGATGCTGCGCTGGGCGCACCGGGGCCTGGCCATGGCCGAGGCTCCGCCCGACGTGCGCGCCGCGGCCGACGAGGTCATCGGCTCGGTCGGCGACGACGCGGTCGCCACCGTGCTCGCGCACCGCTTCCGCTGA
- a CDS encoding MFS transporter: protein MLSFLDRERSVAGPGYNRWLFPPAALAVHLCIGQAYATSVYKTALVEHFDTSQTAIGVIFSIAIVMLGLSAAIAGTWVDRNGPRKAMFTAACCWSVGFLVGSLGIATQQLWLVYLGYGFIGGIGLGIGYISPVSTLIKWFPDRPGLATGLAIMGFGGGALIASPLSGQLMALYDSGYDPTDPASVASGSAVAALFLSLGLIYLVFMMFGAFTARVPADGWAPEGFDPAKLRSKPMVTTANVSAANAIKTRSFWCVWIVLFCNVTAGIGILEQAAPMIQDFFRENGTSAVAAGAAGGLVGMLSMANMAGRFVWSSTSDLIGRKPIYMGYLGVGILLYFGLALLGSTTTILFVVFAMLIISFYGGGFATVPAYLRDLFGTYQVGAIHGRLLTAWSAAGVAGPLIINSFLDAQGEPGSLTAAAYRPALFTMIAVLAVGFVANLLVRPVSERFHEPADGAAARVEARGEAA from the coding sequence GTGCTGAGCTTCCTCGATCGGGAGCGGTCCGTCGCCGGACCGGGGTACAACCGATGGCTGTTCCCACCGGCCGCCCTCGCCGTGCACCTGTGCATCGGCCAGGCGTACGCCACGAGCGTGTACAAGACGGCGCTGGTCGAGCACTTCGACACCTCGCAGACGGCGATCGGCGTGATCTTCTCGATCGCGATCGTGATGCTCGGGCTCTCGGCCGCGATCGCCGGCACCTGGGTCGACAGGAACGGTCCGCGCAAGGCGATGTTCACGGCGGCGTGCTGCTGGAGCGTCGGCTTCCTCGTCGGCTCGCTCGGCATCGCGACGCAGCAGCTGTGGCTGGTCTACCTCGGGTACGGCTTCATCGGCGGGATCGGGCTCGGCATCGGCTACATCTCCCCGGTGTCGACCCTGATCAAGTGGTTCCCCGACCGCCCCGGCCTCGCCACTGGTCTCGCGATCATGGGCTTCGGCGGCGGCGCGCTCATCGCGAGCCCGCTGTCCGGGCAGCTGATGGCCCTGTACGACAGCGGCTACGACCCCACCGACCCGGCGTCGGTCGCGAGCGGCTCTGCGGTCGCGGCCCTGTTCCTCTCGCTCGGCCTCATCTACCTGGTCTTCATGATGTTCGGTGCGTTCACGGCACGAGTGCCCGCGGACGGCTGGGCTCCCGAGGGCTTCGATCCCGCGAAGCTGCGGTCGAAGCCGATGGTCACCACGGCGAACGTCTCCGCGGCCAACGCGATCAAGACACGGTCGTTCTGGTGCGTGTGGATCGTCTTGTTCTGCAACGTCACCGCCGGCATCGGGATCCTCGAGCAGGCGGCACCGATGATCCAGGACTTCTTCCGTGAGAACGGCACGTCGGCGGTCGCCGCGGGAGCCGCCGGCGGGCTCGTGGGCATGCTCTCGATGGCCAACATGGCCGGTCGGTTCGTCTGGTCGTCGACGTCCGACCTGATCGGCCGCAAGCCGATCTACATGGGCTACCTCGGCGTCGGCATCCTGCTCTACTTCGGCCTCGCCCTGCTGGGGAGCACCACCACGATCCTGTTCGTGGTCTTCGCGATGCTCATCATCTCGTTCTACGGCGGAGGGTTCGCTACCGTTCCCGCCTATCTGCGCGACCTTTTCGGCACGTACCAGGTCGGCGCGATCCACGGTCGGCTGCTCACCGCGTGGTCGGCGGCGGGCGTCGCGGGACCGCTCATCATCAACTCGTTCCTCGACGCGCAGGGCGAGCCGGGGAGCCTGACCGCGGCCGCGTACCGGCCGGCCCTGTTCACGATGATCGCCGTCCTGGCGGTCGGTTTCGTCGCCAACCTGCTGGTGCGTCCCGTGTCCGAGCGGTTCCACGAACCGGCGGACGGCGCGGCCGCGCGCGTCGAGGCGAGAGGAGAAGCGGCATGA
- a CDS encoding MFS transporter: MTVRTYPALLRTPGVAVLLASSLAARTPNTMIMIAMSFWARDLTGTFAWSGVLIGTYTAGVVVAGPRLGRLVDRYGPPRVLLPCGVVWSAGFVVLAVLPASVWWVGLGVSLVTGAALPPVSAAVRAVWPRLVRGDQLRTAYTLEATAQELMFAVGPMLAAVLVTFAGSRFGMAGCGVVGLAGVVWCASRPALRAGGTGAEPSQRREGILRHPGRFSLIAGMALLVAAFSAVQLGIVAFAEASGDRLLSGVLELVWSLASLAGGLVAGAVGARRGVSPWRRVAIMSVGVAGCVVAPGPWWLGVALIAAGAMIAPTMAAAYECMGELAPPGASAEAFAWLSVAAMAGSGVGATLGGQVVTWYGPSGGFALGVVLCVVAVAALLPAGRTGTPAALAGRPALAPE, translated from the coding sequence ATGACCGTTCGGACCTATCCCGCGCTGCTCCGGACTCCCGGGGTCGCCGTGCTGCTCGCCTCGTCCCTCGCCGCGCGGACGCCGAACACCATGATCATGATCGCGATGTCGTTCTGGGCGCGCGACCTGACCGGCACGTTCGCCTGGTCCGGGGTGCTGATCGGCACCTACACCGCCGGCGTGGTCGTGGCCGGCCCGCGCCTCGGCCGGCTCGTCGACAGGTACGGGCCGCCGCGGGTGCTCCTCCCATGCGGCGTCGTGTGGAGCGCGGGGTTCGTCGTGCTCGCGGTGCTGCCGGCGAGCGTCTGGTGGGTCGGGCTCGGCGTCTCGCTCGTCACCGGCGCGGCGCTCCCGCCGGTCAGCGCGGCGGTCCGGGCGGTATGGCCGCGGCTCGTCCGCGGTGACCAGCTGCGGACGGCCTACACGCTCGAGGCCACGGCCCAGGAGCTGATGTTCGCGGTAGGCCCGATGCTCGCGGCGGTCCTGGTGACGTTCGCCGGCTCGCGGTTCGGCATGGCGGGTTGCGGTGTCGTCGGCCTCGCCGGCGTGGTGTGGTGCGCCAGCCGCCCGGCACTGCGAGCCGGTGGCACCGGAGCCGAGCCGTCACAGCGCCGCGAGGGCATCCTGCGCCACCCCGGACGGTTCAGCCTCATCGCCGGTATGGCGCTGCTGGTCGCGGCGTTCTCCGCCGTCCAGCTCGGCATCGTCGCGTTCGCCGAGGCGAGTGGCGACCGGCTGCTGAGCGGCGTGCTCGAGCTGGTGTGGAGCCTGGCCAGCCTGGCGGGCGGCCTCGTCGCCGGGGCGGTCGGCGCGCGCAGGGGCGTGTCGCCGTGGCGGCGGGTGGCGATCATGTCGGTGGGCGTCGCCGGCTGCGTGGTCGCGCCAGGACCGTGGTGGCTCGGCGTCGCGTTGATCGCGGCCGGGGCGATGATCGCACCGACGATGGCGGCGGCGTACGAGTGCATGGGCGAGCTCGCCCCACCGGGCGCGAGCGCCGAGGCGTTCGCCTGGCTCTCGGTCGCGGCCATGGCGGGTTCAGGAGTCGGTGCGACGCTCGGCGGCCAGGTCGTCACCTGGTACGGCCCGAGCGGAGGGTTCGCGCTCGGCGTCGTGCTGTGCGTGGTGGCCGTGGCCGCCCTGCTGCCGGCGGGCCGCACCGGGACGCCGGCCGCCCTCGCCGGCCGTCCCGCCCTCGCCCCCGAGTAA
- a CDS encoding phosphoglycerate dehydrogenase, with protein MSRPVVLVADELSPAGTALLAEDFDVREVDGTDRAALLPALADAEALIVRSATQVDVEALGAAPKLRVVARAGVGLDNVDVSAATKRGVMVVNAPQSNIVSAAEHAIALLLATARNVPQADAALKAGEWKRSKYTGVELHGKVVGILGLGRIGVLVAQRLSAFGVKLIAYDPYVPAARASQIGVRLVSLDELLGESDFITVHLPKTPETKGLVGEHELDLVRPDVRIVNAARGGIIDDDALAAALKDGRVAGAGVDVFPTEPCTDSPLFSLANVVVTPHLGASTHEAQEKAGVAVAKSVRRALAGELVPDAVNVQGGAIAEDVRPALPLVEKLGRLWTALAGGMASGLEVEVRGEIATEDVQVLQLAALKGVFTDVVEDAVSYVNAPLFAQERDVEVSLLTSEESPDYRNVVTIRGTLASGEVHSVSGTLSGVRHVEKLVEVDGYDVDIVLTEHMAFFRYTDRPGVVGTVGRLLGEADVNIASMQVGRDEKATHALVVMTVDSPIPAGLVDAIVSGIGAENGRVVDLSE; from the coding sequence GTGAGTCGTCCCGTAGTGCTCGTCGCTGACGAGCTCTCGCCCGCAGGAACCGCCCTCCTCGCCGAGGATTTCGACGTACGCGAGGTCGACGGCACCGATCGTGCCGCGTTGTTGCCCGCGCTCGCCGACGCCGAGGCGCTGATCGTCCGCAGTGCCACCCAGGTCGACGTCGAGGCGCTCGGCGCCGCACCGAAGCTGCGCGTCGTCGCGCGTGCCGGCGTCGGCCTCGACAACGTCGACGTCAGTGCGGCCACCAAGCGCGGTGTCATGGTCGTCAACGCGCCGCAGTCCAACATCGTGAGCGCCGCCGAGCACGCCATCGCGCTGCTGCTCGCCACCGCCCGCAACGTTCCCCAGGCCGACGCCGCGCTCAAGGCGGGAGAGTGGAAGCGGTCGAAGTACACCGGCGTCGAGCTGCACGGCAAGGTCGTCGGCATCCTCGGCCTCGGCCGGATCGGCGTGCTCGTCGCGCAGCGGCTGTCCGCGTTCGGCGTCAAGCTGATCGCGTACGACCCTTACGTCCCGGCCGCGCGCGCGTCGCAGATCGGCGTGCGTCTGGTGAGCCTCGACGAGCTGCTCGGCGAGAGCGACTTCATCACCGTGCACCTGCCGAAGACGCCGGAGACCAAGGGCCTGGTCGGCGAGCACGAGCTCGACCTCGTCCGTCCCGACGTGCGCATCGTCAACGCCGCACGCGGCGGCATCATCGACGACGACGCACTCGCCGCGGCACTGAAGGACGGCCGCGTCGCGGGCGCCGGGGTCGACGTCTTCCCGACGGAGCCGTGTACCGACAGCCCGCTGTTCTCGCTGGCCAACGTCGTCGTCACACCGCACCTCGGCGCGAGCACCCACGAGGCGCAGGAGAAGGCCGGCGTCGCCGTGGCGAAGTCCGTGCGCCGCGCGCTCGCCGGGGAGCTCGTCCCCGACGCCGTCAACGTCCAGGGCGGCGCGATCGCCGAGGACGTCCGCCCGGCGCTGCCGCTCGTCGAGAAGCTCGGCCGGCTGTGGACCGCGCTCGCCGGCGGCATGGCGAGCGGCCTCGAGGTCGAGGTGCGCGGCGAGATCGCGACCGAGGACGTCCAGGTGCTGCAGCTCGCCGCGCTCAAGGGCGTCTTCACCGACGTCGTCGAGGACGCCGTCAGCTACGTCAACGCGCCGCTCTTCGCCCAGGAGCGCGACGTCGAGGTCAGCCTGCTCACCAGCGAGGAGAGCCCCGACTACCGCAACGTCGTGACGATCCGCGGCACGCTCGCCAGCGGCGAGGTGCACTCGGTGTCCGGCACGCTGTCGGGCGTCAGGCACGTCGAGAAGCTCGTCGAGGTCGACGGCTACGACGTCGACATCGTGCTGACCGAGCACATGGCGTTCTTCCGCTATACCGACCGTCCGGGCGTCGTCGGCACCGTCGGCAGGCTGCTCGGCGAGGCCGACGTCAACATCGCGAGCATGCAGGTCGGCCGCGACGAGAAGGCCACCCACGCGCTCGTCGTGATGACCGTCGACTCGCCGATCCCGGCCGGCCTGGTCGACGCGATCGTCTCGGGGATCGGCGCCGAGAACGGCCGCGTCGTCGACCTCAGCGAGTGA